The Medicago truncatula cultivar Jemalong A17 chromosome 4, MtrunA17r5.0-ANR, whole genome shotgun sequence genome includes a region encoding these proteins:
- the LOC11405547 gene encoding legumain gives MAVHSKNMFSIVLSLWSWLLLLLTLDGLVARPNHLEWDPVIRLPGEVVDDAEVDEVGTRWAVLVAGSSGYGNYRHQADVCHAYQLLIKGGVKEENIVVFMYDDIANNELNPRPGVIINHPQGPNVYVGVPKDYTGDNVTAENLYAVILGDKSKVKGGSGKVINSKSEDRIFIYYSDHGGPGVLGMPNMPYVYAMDFIDVLKKKHASGGYKKMVVYIEACESGSMFEGVMPKDLNVYVTTASNAQESSWGTYCPGVEPAPPPEYITCLGDLYSVAWMEDSESHNLKRETVKQQYKSVKERTSNYNNYALGSHVMQYGDTNITDEKLYLYQGFDPATVNLPPHNDKLESKMEVVNQRDAEILFMWEMYKRLDHQTEKKREILEKIAETVKHRNHLDGSVELIGVLLFGPTKGSSVLQAVRATGLPLVDDWECLKSRVRLFETHCGSLTQYGMKHMRAFANICNSGISEDSMEKACMVACGGYKLELLHPSNRVYSA, from the exons ATGGCGGTTCATAGCAAAAACATGTTTTCCATTGTTCTATCTTTGTGGTCatggttgttgttgctgctcACTCTGGACGGTTTAGTTGCAAGACCGAACCATCTAGAGTGGGACCCTGTGATTAGATTGCCGGGTGAGGTGGTGGATGATGCTGAGGTGGATGAAGTTGGAACACGATGGGCTGTTCTTGTGGCTGGTTCAAGTGGTTACGGCAATTACAGACATCAA GCAGATGTTTGTCATGCATACCAGTTGTTGATAAAAGGTGGAGTGAAAGAAGAAAACATAGTTGTGTTTATGTATGATGATATAGCTAACAACGAGTTGAATCCTAGGCCTGGAGTTATCATCAACCATCCACAGGGACCCAATGTTTATGTCGGCGTTCCTAAG GATTACACTGGCGACAACGTGACAGCTGAGAACCTATACGCTGTTATTCTTGGAGACAAGAGTAAAGTAAAGGGTGGAAGTGGCAAGGTCATCAACAGCAAATCCGAAGATAGGATATTCATATATTACTCCGACCATGGAGGCCCTGGAGTTCTTG GGATGCCAAATATGCCGTATGTATATGCTATGGATTTTATCGACGTTTTGAAGAAGAAACATGCATCTGGGGGTTACAAAAAGATG GTTGTATACATTGAAGCTTGTGAAAGTGGTAGCATGTTTGAGGGTGTCATGCCAAAGGATCTTAATGTTTATGTGACAACTGCATCCAATGCACAAGAGAGTAGTTGGGGAACATACTGTCCTGGGGTGGAACCTGCCCCACCTCCAGAGTACATCACTTGCCTTGGGGATTTGTATAGTGTTGCTTGGATGGAAGACAG TGAGTCGCACAATCTAAAAAGGGAAACGGTGAAACAACAATACAAGTcg GTTAAAGAACGGACTTCAAATTACAACAACTATGCATTAGGCTCTCATGTGATGCAATATGGTGATACCAACATTACAGATGAAAAGCTATATTTGTACCAAGGTTTTGATCCTGCAACGGTGAACCTTCCTCCACACAATGACAAATTAGAATCTAAAATGGAAGTTGTAAACCAAAGAGATGCAGAGATTTTATTCATGTGGGAAATG TATAAGAGATTAGATCATCAAAcggaaaagaaaagagaaatccTTGAGAAGATTGCGGAGACGGTGAAACATAGGAATCATTTAGATGGTAGTGTGGAATTGATTGGAGTTTTACTGTTTGGTCCAACAAAAGGTTCTTCAGTTCTACAGGCCGTAAGAGCGACTGGCCTACCTCTTGTTGATGATTGGGAATGCTTAAAATCAAGG GTTCGGTTGTTTGAAACTCATTGTGGGTCACTGACCCAGTATGGGATGAAACACATGCGAGCATTTGCAAACATTTGCAACAGTGGTATTTCCGAGGATTCTATGGAGAAGGCATGCATGGTAGCATGTGGTGGGTATAAATTAGAGCTATTACATCCATCAAACAGAGTTTATAGTGCTTGA
- the LOC11405549 gene encoding elongation factor G-2, chloroplastic yields MAAESFQVATSSLCSLNGSHRKPTLLSPLRFMGTCFRPVQSRSFSSSSLSQFFRTSPIKPTSPQLVRTRRNFSVFAMSTPDEAKRAVPLKDYRNIGIMAHIDAGKTTTTERILFYTGRNYKIGEVHEGTATMDWMEQEQERGITITSAATTTFWDNHRINIIDTPGHVDFTLEVERALRVLDGAICLFDSVAGVEPQSETVWRQADRYGVPRICFVNKMDRLGANFFRTRDMIVTNLGAKPLVLQLPIGAEDSFKGVIDLVRMKAIVWGGEELGAKFTYEDIPVDLLEQAQDYRSQMIETIVELDDEAMENYLEGVEPDEATIKKLIRKGSIAATFVPVMCGSAFKNKGVQPLLDAVVDYLPSPLDVPPMKGTDPENPEATIERIAGDDEPFSGLAFKIMSDSFVGSLTFVRVYSGKLTAGSYVLNSNKGKKERIGRLLEMHANSREDVKVALTGDIVALAGLKDTITGETLCDPESPVVLERMDFPDPVIKIAIEPKTKADIDKMAAGLVKLAQEDPSFHFSRDEEINQTVIEGMGELHLEIIVDRLKREYKVEANVGAPQVNYRESISKIHEARYVHKKQSGGQGQFADITVRFEPMEPGSGYEFKSEIKGGAVPKEYIPGVVKGLEECMSNGVLAGFPVVDVRAVLVDGSYHDVDSSVLAFQLAARGAFREGIRKAGPRMLEPIMKVEVVTPEEHLGDVIGDLNSRRGQINSFGDKPGGLKVVDSLVPLAEMFQYVSTLRGMTKGRASYSMQLAMFDVVPQHIQNQLATKVQEVSA; encoded by the exons ATGGCAGCAGAATCATTTCAAGTGGCAACTTCTTCTCTCTGTAGTCTTAATGGCTCTCACCGAAAACCTACCCTTCTTTCTCCACTTCGTTTCATGGGCACATGTTTTCGCCCAGTACAATCCCGTTCtttctcttcatcttcattATCACAATTCTTTCGAACTTCTCCAATTAAACCCACTTCTCCCCAACTTGTTCGAACAAGAAGAAATTTCTCAGTTTTCGCCATGTCCACTCCAGATG AGGCGAAGCGTGCTGTTCCATTGAAAGATTATCGCAACATTGGTATCATGGCTCACATAGACGCTGGAAAGACAACTACAACTGAACGGATTCTCTTCTATACTGGAAGGAACTACAAAATTGGAGAGGTGCATGAGGGAACGGCAACAATGGACTGGAtggaacaagaacaagaaagaGGGATTACCATTACTTCTGCTGCAACCACCACTTTCTGGGATAATCACAGGATCAACATCATTGATACTCCTGGTCATGTTGACTTCACCTTAGAAGTGGAGCGTGCTCTTAGGGTGCTGGATGGAGCTATATGCTTGTTTGACAGTGTTGCTGGTGTGGAGCCACAATCAGAAACTGTGTGGAGGCAAGCTGATAGATATGGAGTCCCGCGAATTTGTTTCGTCAATAAAATGGACCGCCTTGGAGCGAACTTTTTCCGAACAAGAGACATGATAGTGACAAATTTGGGTGCTAAACCACTTGTACTTCAGCTACCAATTGGTGCAGAAGATTCCTTTAAGGGAGTTATTGATCTTGTTAGGATGAAAGCCATAGTTTGGGGTGGAGAAGAACTTGGTGCCAAGTTTACTTATGAAGATATACCTGTAGATCTCCTAGAGCAGGCTCAAGATTACAGATCTCAGATGATAGAAACCATAGTTGAGCTAGATGATGAGGCTATGGAGAACTATCTAGAAGGAGTTGAACCAGATGAAgcaactataaaaaaattaatcaggAAGGGATCCATAGCAGCCACTTTTGTGCCAGTGATGTGTGGATCAGCTTTCAAAAACAAGGGAGTCCAACCATTGTTAGATGCTGTAGTGGATTATCTACCATCACCACTTGACGTACCACCAATGAAGGGCACTGATCCTGAAAACCCAGAAGCAACAATAGAGAGGATAGCTGGTGATGATGAACCATTTTCTGGACTAGCTTTTAAGATCATGAGTGATTCATTTGTAGGCTCCCTTACATTTGTCAGGGTGTACTCTGGAAAGCTAACTGCAGGGTCTTATGTACTCAATTCAAACAAAGGGAAAAAGGAGAGAATTGGTAGACTTTTAGAAATGCACGCAAACAGCAGAGAAGACGTTAAAGTGGCTTTAACAGGGGATATTGTTGCTCTTGCTGGTTTGAAAGATACTATAACAGGTGAAACGTTGTGTGACCCCGAGAGTCCGGTCGTGCTTGAGCGGATGGACTTCCCTGATCCTGTGATTAAGATTGCAATTGAACCCAAAACTAAAGCTGATATTGACAAGATGGCAGCTGGTTTAGTCAAGCTTGCACAAGAAGACCCTTCTTTCCACTTCTCCCGTGATGAAGAGATAAATCAGACAGTGATTGAAGGAATGGGAGAATTGCATCTTGAAATCATTGTTGATCGTCTCAAAAGAGAATATAAG GTTGAAGCTAATGTTGGTGCTCCCCAAGTAAACTACAGGGAAAGCATTTCCAAAATCCATGAAGCGAGGTATGTGCACAAGAAACAATCAGGTGGACAAGGTCAGTTTGCAGATATAACCGTACGGTTCGAACCAATGGAGCCAGGTAGTGGATATGAATTCAAGAGTGAAATCAAAGGAGGAGCAGTTCCAAAAGAATACATTCCTGGGGTTGTTAAAGGATTGGAAGAGTGTATGAGCAATGGTGTTCTGGCCGGATTTCCAGTTGTCGATGTACGTGCAGTACTTGTGGATGGTTCTTACCATGATGTAGATTCAAGTGTGTTGGCTTTCCAGTTGGCAGCAAGAGGAGCTTTTCGGGAAGGAATAAGAAAAGCCGGACCGAGAATGCTTGAACCTATAATGAAAGTTGAAGTTGTTACTCCTGAAGAACATTTAGGAGATGTAATTGGTGATCTCAACTCAAGAAGAGGCCAAATCAATAGTTTTGGTGACAAACCAGGTGGACTCAAG GTGGTTGATTCATTAGTACCTCTTGCTGAGATGTTTCAGTATGTCAGTACACTAAGAGGGATGACAAAGGGTCGTGCATCATACTCTATGCAATTAGCCATGTTTGATGTGGTACCTCAACACATTCAGAATCAACTTGCCACAAAAGTGCAAGAAGTTTCTGCATAA
- the LOC112421176 gene encoding 21 kDa protein — MKGRLLKLSLMVLMNLVLYMASTAESTITKGSNQNSINFIKSSCRATRYPDVCVQTLLGYANMINENEQKLAIVALTVSISRTQSSASFMKKFSKVKGIKPREYSAVQDCKANMDSSVDRLNKSVKELGLLGKAKGEDLVWHINNVQTWVSAALTDQNTCVDNFSSPHMDQNLKAAIGAKEL, encoded by the exons ATGAAAGGAAGATTACTCAAGCTTTCTTTGATGGTCCTGATGAACCTTGTTCTTTACATGGCTAGCACTGCTGAATCAACAATCACAAAAGGATCCAACCAAAATTCAATAAACTTTATCAAATCCTCGTGTAGAGCCACTCGTTACCCTGATGTATGTGTTCAAACTCTCTTGGGCTATGCAAACATGATTAACGAAAACGAGCAAAAACTAGCCATCGTTGCCTTGACAGTAAGCATATCAAGGACTCAATCAAGTGCATCATTCATGAAGAAATTTTCCAAGGTAAAAGGGATTAAGCCAAGGGAATATAGTGCTGTGCAAGATTGCAAAGCAAACATGGATAGTAGCGTGGACCGTCTTAACAAATCGGTTAAGGAGCTAGGACTTTTGGGTAAGGCTAAGGGAGAGGATTTGGTTTGGCATATAAATAATGTTCAAACTTGGGTTAGTGCTGCTCTTACTGATCAGAACACTTGTGTTGACAACTTTTCTAGTCCTCATATGGATCAAAATTTGAAGGCTGCAATTGGTGCTAAG gAACTGTAA